From Punica granatum isolate Tunisia-2019 chromosome 1, ASM765513v2, whole genome shotgun sequence:
ATCTGGTTTCAAAATCTTAGAACATGTCCCTTACATAATAGGGTtcgggtatcgtgaaaaaataAGGTAACTGGACCCGCACACTCCTATGGCCGACCCATCTGTTTACGATTCCCCGAAACGAGAGTTAGTACTCGACAATATTACCTTTTGTGAAGTCttattattgattttgttTGCGGTAGATTCCTTTTTTGGCTAGATTTCCCGTTATTAATTTCACTGAATTGAATTAATACCacttaataaaaaagaaaaaggattcaacggaattaaaaaaaaaaggaaaaggaaaaggaataTGAGAAAACCTTCGTCGTCGGCGGCTTTGGTTTCCCCTCCCAGTGACCCCTTCCCGGCAtatttaccgaacttttcccgggaaaacaacaaaaagaggaaataaaataaaaggaaaacaaaatattttcattaaatataaCACTTTCTTGTTCTCCTTCTTCTTGAACTCGAGAATTTCTCAGTCCTTACCCATCAAGAAATTCCGAGCTCCGTTCTCCTCCTCTCAGATCAATGGAGGATGCCACGCCTGTCCCACTCCTTCAACAACCTCACCTCAACCTCCCTCCCACCATGTCCCcctcctccctcctcctcGACGCCCTCCCGACGCCGTCCGACCGGGCCCACATCGCCCGCTTGCTCAATCCCTCCCACTCCCGGTCCCCCTCCAAGCCTATCTACTCCGACAGGTTCATCCCCTCCCGATCCGGCTCCAACTTCGCCCTCTTCGGCCTCAACCCCTCCCCCAAGCCCGCCCCTGCCGACGGGAAGGACGAAatatcctcctcctccgccgccTACTCTGCCCTTCTGAGGGCCGCTCTCTTCGGGCCCGACACGCCCGAGCGAAAGGACGAACCTTTCTCCGCTTCCCGGAATATTTTCCGGTACAAGACCGAGACGAAGCGGCCACTCCATTCTATTATGCCTTTCGGGTTCGAAGACGAGGATCCGGCGGGTGGAGCCTCTCGCGGCCCAGCAAAGGCCCCAAGGAAGGTACCCAGGTCGCCATACAAGGTGCGGTTTCGGTCTTTTTTTCTCGGGAATTCGTTGTTTCTCGAGTTTTGGGTGATTCATGTGGACTGATTTTCTTGATTGCTTTGTCCCCCTTTCCTTGGGTTCAAGGTTTTGGATGCGCCGGCGTTGCAAGATGACTTCTACCTGAACCTAGTGGACTGGTCTCCGCACAATGTGCTTGCTGTTGGGTTAGGGAACTGCGTCTATTTATGGAATGCTTGCAGCAGTAAGGTGAGGGAGtcatgattttcctttttttcgcATATTATTGCCTCGATCGAGATTGTCACAATTCCGTAAAGCTGCATCAGTGTGTTGCATTTGAAGCTTCTGTACTTTAGTAGCACTTACAGTTGCATGGTATAATTTGGAGAAGTATCAAGATAAAACAGAAAAGGATGAATATTAGTTTCAGGATTTGTGGCCAAAGCTTGATACTGTAAAAGCTCAACCGACATAACGTGCATCTACGGTGTTAAATTGTGAACTTGTCGAGCAAAGATGAAGTTTTTGGTTCAATTGTGTAATTGTGGCCTTTTTCGCATCATTGAAGATTAATAATGGGTATTCTGTTGGTGAAACTTTAGTTATAGCGTAACTGTGGAGTTTGAGCTATTAACCTTCCATGTGCCTGGTATTGGCTGTGACTTTGTTTGCATTAACTGAGCAGGTAACAAAGTTATGCGACTTGGGCATCGATGATAGTGTCTGTTCAGTGGGATGGGCTCAGCGTGGAACACATCTAGCCGTTGGAACCAGAAATGGAAAACTCCAGGTTAGCTACATTTTGCTCAAACCGAAGGTTAATGTCTTTTAAATGGAATTTCGCATTATATTTTAGCTCAAGCTAGTTTGGTAGTGGACATTTAAATGGTACCAACGATGGGAATTTGAATGAGAGTAGACTGATGGGAATATACACTCTTTGGCTTGTTTTCTATTCAAGTGTTTTCACCGGTCAAGTTATTTTATGTGGACCAG
This genomic window contains:
- the LOC116212468 gene encoding protein FIZZY-RELATED 2, whose protein sequence is MEDATPVPLLQQPHLNLPPTMSPSSLLLDALPTPSDRAHIARLLNPSHSRSPSKPIYSDRFIPSRSGSNFALFGLNPSPKPAPADGKDEISSSSAAYSALLRAALFGPDTPERKDEPFSASRNIFRYKTETKRPLHSIMPFGFEDEDPAGGASRGPAKAPRKVPRSPYKVLDAPALQDDFYLNLVDWSPHNVLAVGLGNCVYLWNACSSKVTKLCDLGIDDSVCSVGWAQRGTHLAVGTRNGKLQLWDASCCKRVRTMEGHRLRVGALAWSSSLLSSGSRDKSILQRDMRAQDDFVSKLSGHKSEVCGLKWSHDNRELASGGNDNRLFVWNQHSTQPVLKYSEHTAAVKAIAWSPHLHGLLASGGGTADRCIRFWNTSTNSQLSCIDTGSQVCNLVWSKNVNELVSTHGYSQNQIIVWRYPSMSKLATLTGHTFRVLYLAISPDGQTIVTGAGDETLRFWNVFPSPKSQNTNSEIGSSFLGRTVIR